The DNA window CCCCTGATCGTGCGGCTGTTCGGCACCGCCAGGGCGATCCATCCCCGCGACCCCGAGTGGGACGCGCTGATCGGTTGCTTCCCCAACAGCCTCGGCGCCCGGCAGATCATCGACATGCAGGTGACCCAGGCGCAGAGCGCCTGCGGCTTTGCTGTGCCGCAGTACGAATTCAAGGGGGAGCGGGACCTTCTCACCGACTGGGCCAAACAGAAGGGGGAAACGGGGGTGCGGGCCTATTGGGACACAAACAACCGCATCAGCATCGACGGGCTGCAGACCGGCATTATGGAGGGGGAGGATTCATGAAACCGCGCATCGGCATGATTACCCTGGGGGTTCGCGACCTGAAACGGGCGGTCGCCTTTTACCAAGCGCTGGGGCTACCCCGGTTGGCCGTCGAGGGGACCGAGGAGGATGTCGCCTTTTTCGATTTGCAGGGGACGTGGCTGGGGCTGTTCGGCTGGGAGGCGCTGGCCGAAGACGCCCACGTCGCCCCCGAGGGGAGCGGCTTTCGCGGCGTGACCCTG is part of the Proteobacteria bacterium CG1_02_64_396 genome and encodes:
- a CDS encoding pyridoxamine 5'-phosphate oxidase, encoding MAQFFAVITDKHREFIARQKLYFVATAAPEGRINLSPKGQDTFRVLGPNRVVWLNLTGSGNETAAHLRIAERMTVMFCSFDADPLIVRLFGTARAIHPRDPEWDALIGCFPNSLGARQIIDMQVTQAQSACGFAVPQYEFKGERDLLTDWAKQKGETGVRAYWDTNNRISIDGLQTGIMEGEDS
- a CDS encoding glyoxalase, whose protein sequence is MKPRIGMITLGVRDLKRAVAFYQALGLPRLAVEGTEEDVAFFDLQGTWLGLFGWEALAEDAHVAPEGSGFRGVTLAYMGADAEEVDAVLAEAAAAGGRIVKPGQKVFWGGYSGYFEDPDGHLWEVAFNPFFWPGPKDEA